Genomic segment of Xenopus laevis strain J_2021 chromosome 4S, Xenopus_laevis_v10.1, whole genome shotgun sequence:
GCCTCGTTCCAAAAAGTGTGAATATCACTAATACAAAGAAATATTACACAGGTGGATCTAAGAGgggacaacaaaaaaaaccccatataaaataagtaaatataaatgtCAATAGTGGACATCAACACAGGGTTCCTTGCAAGGAGTAAGTGAGAGTTCATAGAAGAGATTGTGATAGAATAGAAAAAATGAGAAGAAGAAACTTGTTCTAAAAATATGGAGttgaaataaacatgaaataatgaaGGAGGAGAAGCTCTTACGTGTTGTGGGAAGAGGATATCCAGTAATGAGACAAAGGGTTGTCCATATTTTGGGGACACACTGTGTCCAGTTCTAAATCCCACACTGTATTCTCCTTAGAGAACAGGAAAGTGACAAACTGCAGAGGAGAAAACAAAAAGTTTGAGAAACGAGATAAAGGCATTAAGCCATATAACAAGTATATGGTTAAACAGGATGGCACCAAACCTCTTTCAGAGTGAAATATGGCTCTTCGATCTCCCTCAGAGGGTCATGTAAAAAGTGGAACATAAACTCCCGCACTTTGTGCAGATCAGTTGCCCACATATCCTGCAGGAACAGGGGGATAAAAGGTACAGTACCAGATATAAATGTTGGCGGCGAGAAAAAAtgaagagttggagagcaataaAGGAAAAAGTTAAGCAAAAGAAATGTAAGAATATAAAGCTAAAGAGGATAAAGATTACTAGGTACTGTCATTGTCAACAAGGAAAGGAGACAAGTGCAATGAAGGAGGTAAAACACTGAGAATATTTTAGGGAAGAACTCACACCTTTTGATAATCCAGCAGGAACTTTTGAAAGTCTTCTAAGGATATTTTGGTCCTTTCACACTCTCcaaatctgatgaaaaaaaaaatatttttaagctcCTATTTCTAACCACACAGTTCTAACCTGCATCCATAACTGGAATTTGCCTTTTACAATATTGGCACAAATCTTACTATAAAACTATACCCAATGAAAAGAAAACTAAACTTACGTCTCTGTGAAGGGAATTGGTATCTGAGAAGAAAACACAGTAAATTAGCCACAGGTTGTGTACTGAAGTTTAGCAGTTGCAAATATGTTACACATACCGTTTTCTGTGCATCATACATAAGAGATCGGTAGAGCATGGCAAACTGGGCATAGTTAATCTCTCGGCTCCTTTGTTCCAGTTCCTGAAGAGTTTACGTTTTCAGAACAGCATAAGGAAAAGAGAATTGAAGGACAAATGAATAAACATTTACATCAACTAAAGTGACGACCTTAAAAGCAGAACAGTTAGAACAAACTGAGAAAGGTTTCAGACTGAATGTGTAGCTGGTTT
This window contains:
- the LOC108702812 gene encoding 1-phosphatidylinositol 4,5-bisphosphate phosphodiesterase gamma-1-like isoform X3 yields the protein MLYRSLMYDAQKTIPIPFTETFGECERTKISLEDFQKFLLDYQKDMWATDLHKVREFMFHFLHDPLREIEEPYFTLKEFVTFLFSKENTVWDLELDTVCPQNMDNPLSHYWISSSHNTCR
- the LOC108702812 gene encoding 1-phosphatidylinositol 4,5-bisphosphate phosphodiesterase gamma-1-like isoform X1 → MLSQVNYRVPNMRFLRDRLTELEQRSREINYAQFAMLYRSLMYDAQKTIPIPFTETFGECERTKISLEDFQKFLLDYQKDMWATDLHKVREFMFHFLHDPLREIEEPYFTLKEFVTFLFSKENTVWDLELDTVCPQNMDNPLSHYWISSSHNTCR